The Polyangiaceae bacterium genome includes a region encoding these proteins:
- the gcvT gene encoding glycine cleavage system aminomethyltransferase GcvT — protein sequence MTESLKRTPLYDEHVKAGGRIVPFAGWEMPVQYAGISAEHEAVRTRAGLFDVSHMGELELWGDHAAAVVNYLVTNDLGRIEVGQAMYTCCCNEQGTILDDLIIYKRAADRILVVCNAGNRDKISAHFARAAKDHCEFRDASDDTALIALQGPKALDVLAKAGTDLGNVAESLGSFRFRDGKVAGLATTVARTGYTGEDGVEIFCASADAAALWRALLAAGQDIGIAPAGLGARDTLRLEARLSLYGNDIDETTNPIEAGLAWTVKLDKGDFVGRAAISAVKEAGPPRKLVGFEMTGRGIARHGYPLQDASGAVVGVCTSGAPGPTVGKNIGLGYLPSAMTEIGTAFRVDCRGKAVDAVVVKTPFYKRPKAG from the coding sequence GTGACCGAATCTCTGAAGCGCACGCCGCTCTACGACGAACACGTGAAGGCCGGGGGGCGCATCGTCCCCTTCGCGGGCTGGGAGATGCCGGTGCAATACGCCGGCATCAGCGCGGAGCACGAGGCGGTGCGCACGCGCGCCGGACTGTTCGACGTCTCGCACATGGGTGAGCTCGAGCTCTGGGGCGACCACGCCGCCGCCGTCGTGAACTACCTGGTGACCAACGACCTCGGGCGCATCGAGGTCGGCCAGGCCATGTACACCTGCTGCTGCAACGAGCAGGGCACGATCCTCGACGACCTGATCATCTACAAGCGCGCCGCCGATCGCATCCTGGTGGTCTGCAACGCCGGAAACCGCGACAAGATCAGCGCGCACTTCGCCCGCGCGGCGAAGGATCACTGCGAGTTCCGCGACGCCAGCGACGACACTGCGCTGATCGCGCTCCAGGGCCCGAAGGCCCTCGACGTGCTCGCCAAGGCCGGCACCGACCTCGGGAACGTCGCCGAGTCCCTGGGCAGCTTCCGCTTCCGTGACGGCAAGGTCGCGGGGCTTGCGACCACCGTGGCGCGCACCGGCTACACCGGCGAGGACGGCGTCGAGATCTTTTGCGCCAGCGCCGACGCCGCCGCCCTGTGGCGCGCGCTATTGGCCGCGGGACAGGACATCGGCATCGCCCCCGCGGGCCTCGGCGCCCGGGACACGCTGCGGCTCGAGGCGCGCCTCTCGCTCTACGGCAACGACATCGACGAGACCACCAACCCCATCGAAGCGGGCCTCGCCTGGACCGTGAAGCTCGACAAGGGCGATTTCGTGGGCCGCGCTGCCATCTCGGCGGTCAAGGAGGCGGGGCCGCCCCGCAAGCTGGTCGGCTTCGAGATGACGGGCCGCGGCATCGCGCGCCACGGCTACCCCTTGCAGGACGCGAGCGGCGCGGTCGTCGGCGTCTGCACCTCCGGCGCCCCCGGCCCCACCGTGGGCAAGAACATCGGGCTCGGCTACCTGCCGAGCGCCATGACCGAGATCGGCACGGCCTTCCGCGTCGACTGCCGCGGCAAGGCGGTGGACGCGGTCGTGGTCAAGACCCCCTTCTACAAGCGCCCCAAAGCGGGCTGA
- the gcvH gene encoding glycine cleavage system protein GcvH, with protein MSSDVKSDRKYTKDHEWAKQEGKEVLIGITAFAVEQLGDITLVNLDLKPGDSVAAHKGFGTIESVKTLSDLFAPISGKITRVNAELENKPELVNEDCWGKGWMIAIEPSSWDAESAALMDAAAYAKHVEESAH; from the coding sequence ATGAGCAGCGACGTGAAGAGCGACCGCAAGTACACCAAGGACCACGAGTGGGCGAAACAGGAGGGCAAGGAGGTGCTCATCGGCATCACCGCCTTCGCCGTGGAGCAGCTCGGAGACATCACCCTGGTGAACCTGGACCTGAAGCCCGGTGACAGCGTGGCCGCCCACAAGGGCTTCGGCACCATCGAGAGCGTGAAGACGCTGAGCGACCTGTTCGCGCCGATCAGCGGGAAGATCACCCGCGTCAACGCCGAGCTCGAGAACAAGCCGGAGCTCGTCAACGAAGACTGCTGGGGCAAGGGCTGGATGATCGCCATCGAGCCGTCGAGCTGGGACGCGGAGTCCGCCGCCCTGATGGACGCGGCCGCCTACGCCAAGCACGTGGAGGAGTCCGCCCACTGA
- the gcvPA gene encoding aminomethyl-transferring glycine dehydrogenase subunit GcvPA gives MRYLPHTPAEIEQMLGVIGKKSVDELFATIPEAARLKGALKVPPPLDEAALMAHLGELAQKSSGARLLSFLGAGMYSHHIPPAVDQLLLRSEFYTAYTPYQPEVAQGTLQAIWEFQTIVSEIYGLPLSNASLYDGASATAEAALMARRLTKRSKILMSGCVHPDYHATTLTYLSGDATPSVVDVPAGEDGRASRTALAASITDDVAAVIVGYPSFLGPLSELGPIAEAAHAHGALLIVTCPEPYALAIAEAPGAQGADIVVGEGQPLACPPQFGGPGVGLLACRQDRNYLQQLPGRVCGETVDAAGRRGYVLTLSTREQHIRRDRATSNICTNQGLLALSLAIRVSLLGKSGFVAVAEQCLSKAHYLHGRILGLSGYAAGFADAPFFNEFAVKVRGGSAAALCRKLEAEGIIAGFDLGRVSPAWKDRLLVAVTELHTKADLDRLVGALEKA, from the coding sequence ATGCGCTACCTGCCGCACACGCCCGCTGAAATCGAGCAGATGCTCGGGGTCATCGGCAAGAAGTCCGTCGACGAGCTGTTCGCCACCATCCCCGAGGCGGCCCGTTTGAAGGGCGCGCTGAAAGTGCCGCCGCCGCTCGACGAGGCGGCGCTGATGGCACACCTCGGCGAGCTGGCGCAGAAGAGCTCCGGCGCGCGTTTGCTGTCGTTCCTGGGCGCGGGCATGTACAGCCACCACATCCCGCCGGCGGTGGACCAGCTGCTCCTGCGCAGCGAGTTCTACACCGCGTACACGCCGTACCAGCCGGAGGTCGCGCAAGGCACGCTCCAGGCAATCTGGGAGTTCCAGACCATCGTCAGCGAGATCTACGGGCTGCCGCTCTCCAACGCGAGCCTGTACGACGGCGCCAGCGCCACCGCCGAAGCCGCGTTGATGGCCCGCCGGTTGACGAAACGCAGCAAGATCCTGATGAGCGGCTGCGTGCACCCCGACTACCACGCGACCACGCTCACCTACCTGTCCGGCGACGCGACGCCGAGCGTGGTGGACGTGCCCGCGGGGGAAGACGGCCGCGCCAGCCGCACGGCCCTGGCCGCCTCCATCACCGACGACGTCGCCGCGGTGATCGTCGGCTACCCGAGCTTCTTGGGCCCGCTCTCCGAGCTGGGCCCCATCGCGGAGGCCGCCCACGCCCACGGCGCGCTCCTGATCGTCACCTGCCCCGAGCCCTACGCGCTCGCCATCGCGGAGGCCCCCGGCGCCCAGGGCGCGGACATCGTCGTCGGCGAAGGCCAGCCCCTCGCCTGCCCGCCGCAGTTCGGCGGCCCCGGCGTGGGCCTGCTCGCCTGCCGGCAGGATCGCAACTACCTTCAGCAGCTCCCCGGTCGGGTCTGCGGCGAGACGGTGGACGCTGCCGGGCGCCGTGGCTACGTGCTCACGCTCTCCACACGCGAGCAGCACATCCGCCGCGATCGTGCCACGAGCAACATCTGCACGAACCAAGGCCTGCTCGCGCTCTCCCTGGCCATCCGCGTGAGCCTGCTCGGCAAGAGCGGCTTCGTCGCGGTGGCGGAGCAGTGCCTCTCCAAAGCCCACTACCTCCACGGCCGCATCCTCGGGCTCTCCGGCTACGCAGCGGGCTTCGCCGACGCGCCGTTCTTCAACGAGTTCGCCGTCAAGGTCCGGGGCGGTAGCGCCGCTGCGCTGTGCAGGAAGCTCGAGGCGGAGGGCATCATCGCCGGCTTCGATCTCGGCCGCGTGAGCCCCGCCTGGAAGGATCGCCTGCTCGTCGCCGTCACCGAGCTCCACACCAAGGCCGATCTCGACCGCCTGGTGGGCGCGCTCGAGAAGGCCTGA
- a CDS encoding PilZ domain-containing protein codes for MDVMPERRRHQREEIYFPVQIDSAEKSDRIGIARNCSASGLLIGTPSHFSVGEELELRFALKYGGPQQRVHGRVVRVSLDEQADLFRRLLAVELVPERAA; via the coding sequence GTGGACGTCATGCCCGAACGCCGACGTCACCAGCGCGAAGAGATCTACTTCCCGGTGCAGATCGACTCGGCTGAGAAGTCCGACCGGATCGGCATCGCCCGCAATTGCAGCGCCTCCGGGCTGCTCATCGGCACCCCGAGCCATTTCTCCGTGGGGGAGGAGCTGGAATTGAGGTTCGCCCTGAAGTACGGCGGACCCCAGCAACGGGTGCACGGCCGCGTGGTCCGGGTCAGCCTGGACGAGCAGGCGGACCTGTTCCGACGCCTGCTCGCCGTCGAGCTCGTCCCGGAGCGAGCCGCCTGA
- a CDS encoding type II toxin-antitoxin system death-on-curing family toxin yields MRHLSLTEVIWLHDRLIQTSGGTSGIRDLGQVEAAVAQPRATFDGADVYPDLIAKAATLCFGLVRGHGFVDGNKRVGHAAMELFLALNGVSLDADVDDHEQIILTVADGTASRDQLEAWVRAHTRHDPAAPA; encoded by the coding sequence ATGAGGCACCTCTCGCTGACCGAGGTGATCTGGCTCCACGATCGCCTGATCCAGACCTCCGGCGGAACCTCTGGTATCCGTGACCTCGGCCAGGTGGAAGCCGCCGTCGCCCAACCGCGGGCCACCTTTGATGGTGCCGACGTGTACCCTGATCTCATCGCAAAGGCAGCCACGCTTTGCTTTGGGCTCGTCCGCGGCCACGGCTTCGTCGATGGGAACAAGCGAGTTGGCCACGCCGCCATGGAGCTCTTCCTCGCGCTCAACGGCGTGTCACTTGACGCCGACGTCGATGACCACGAGCAGATCATCCTCACCGTTGCCGATGGCACCGCGTCCAGGGACCAGCTTGAGGCTTGGGTTCGCGCGCACACCCGTCACGATCCTGCCGCCCCTGCATAA
- a CDS encoding DNA-binding protein — protein sequence MKLAIDLSEAQSEALLARAKTLGVSPEELALAAVAEALASPSDEFRSHAEQLLLKNAELYRRLA from the coding sequence GTGAAGCTCGCCATCGATCTTTCGGAAGCGCAGTCCGAAGCGTTGCTCGCGCGGGCCAAGACCCTCGGTGTTTCGCCAGAGGAGCTTGCGCTCGCCGCGGTCGCTGAGGCGCTCGCTTCTCCATCCGATGAGTTCCGTTCCCACGCTGAGCAGTTGCTGCTCAAGAACGCTGAGCTCTATCGACGCCTGGCATGA
- a CDS encoding ATP-binding protein: protein MLDLAAQESARALERRLRHYARVGLLIIDEIGFLAFDNRNADLLFQVVSRRYEKKSLVLTTNLAFRDWPSIFPNATCATALIDRVIHHADVIAIEGESYRAREAQQSAKARRSTKKKEDEA from the coding sequence CTGCTGGACCTCGCCGCTCAGGAGTCCGCTCGGGCACTCGAGCGCCGCCTCAGGCACTACGCGCGCGTCGGCTTGCTGATCATCGACGAGATCGGCTTTCTCGCGTTCGACAACCGGAACGCCGATTTACTCTTCCAGGTGGTCAGCCGCCGCTACGAGAAGAAGAGCCTCGTGCTCACCACCAACCTCGCATTCCGCGACTGGCCCAGCATCTTCCCCAACGCCACCTGCGCCACCGCCCTCATCGATCGCGTCATCCACCACGCCGACGTCATCGCCATCGAAGGCGAGAGCTACCGCGCTCGCGAGGCCCAGCAGTCCGCCAAGGCCAGGCGCTCGACCAAGAAGAAGGAGGACGAAGCGTAG
- a CDS encoding transposase domain-containing protein encodes MIASCKLHDLDPERYLTEIIRVMPYWPRDRYLELAPAYWAATRARLVPGELDAELGTITVPPALADAAE; translated from the coding sequence TTGATCGCCAGCTGCAAGCTCCACGACCTCGATCCCGAGCGCTATCTGACCGAGATCATCCGCGTCATGCCGTACTGGCCTCGCGACCGCTACCTCGAGCTCGCTCCCGCCTACTGGGCGGCAACGCGGGCGCGCCTCGTCCCCGGCGAGCTCGACGCTGAGCTCGGCACGATCACCGTCCCGCCCGCACTGGCTGACGCGGCCGAGTAG
- a CDS encoding acyl-CoA thioesterase translates to MSSPEFDPPANAFSHSFLVPAADIDDLGHAGNVSWVRWLQDAATAHSRSIGLGLDEYRKLGVLWVVRRHEIEYLGAAFEGQELRALTWVDSMKGATSLRRTLFRRAADDAVLCHAATTWVLLGMPSGRPTRVPKELLERYGFG, encoded by the coding sequence GTGAGTTCGCCGGAGTTCGATCCTCCCGCGAACGCCTTTTCGCACTCGTTTTTAGTACCAGCGGCGGACATCGACGATCTCGGTCACGCCGGCAACGTGAGCTGGGTGCGCTGGCTCCAGGACGCGGCGACGGCGCACTCCCGCTCGATCGGCCTCGGGCTCGACGAGTACCGAAAGCTCGGGGTGCTGTGGGTCGTGCGGCGCCACGAGATCGAGTACCTGGGCGCGGCGTTCGAGGGGCAGGAGCTCCGCGCGCTCACCTGGGTGGACTCGATGAAAGGCGCGACGAGCCTCCGGCGCACGCTGTTTCGGCGCGCGGCGGACGACGCCGTCTTGTGCCACGCCGCTACCACCTGGGTGCTGCTCGGCATGCCGAGCGGCCGCCCCACGCGCGTGCCGAAGGAACTGCTCGAGCGCTACGGCTTCGGCTGA
- a CDS encoding DUF3501 family protein: MKPVSRSEILDLGAYEQIRDRFRARVIEEKKARRARIGSNMSVLFENHDTALFQIQEMLRTERISAEKAVLHEIETYNELVPGDSELSATIFVEYDDRAEREAMLEKLAGLEDKFYVLVEGERQKVVPDARNDRRDRTTAVHYVKFPLSPAAVRAIREKKPVRIGVDHPAYTAENELSPATVAALAEDLSG, encoded by the coding sequence ATGAAACCCGTCTCACGCAGCGAGATCCTGGACCTGGGTGCGTACGAGCAGATCCGCGACCGCTTCCGCGCGCGGGTGATCGAGGAGAAGAAGGCCCGGCGCGCGCGCATCGGCTCGAACATGAGCGTGCTGTTCGAGAACCACGACACCGCGCTGTTCCAGATCCAGGAGATGCTGCGCACCGAGCGCATCAGCGCCGAGAAGGCCGTGCTCCACGAGATCGAGACCTACAACGAGCTGGTGCCCGGGGACTCGGAGCTCTCGGCGACCATCTTCGTGGAGTACGACGACCGAGCCGAGCGTGAGGCGATGCTGGAGAAGCTCGCGGGGCTCGAGGACAAGTTCTACGTGCTGGTCGAGGGCGAGCGCCAGAAGGTCGTCCCCGACGCCCGCAACGATCGCCGCGACCGGACCACCGCCGTTCACTACGTGAAGTTCCCGCTCTCGCCGGCGGCGGTGCGCGCCATCCGCGAGAAGAAGCCGGTGCGCATCGGCGTCGATCACCCGGCCTACACGGCGGAGAACGAGCTGTCCCCAGCCACCGTCGCCGCCCTGGCCGAGGATCTCTCCGGCTGA
- a CDS encoding rubrerythrin, protein MAKLEGTKTHNNLKDAFAGESQANRRYLYFAKVADVEGYPDVAGLFKDTADGETGHAHGHLDFLKQVGDPATGKPIGNTAKNLAASVAGETHEYETMYPGMAKTAREEGFDEIAEWFETLAKAEKSHAGRFAKALKDLDG, encoded by the coding sequence ATGGCCAAGCTCGAAGGAACCAAGACTCACAACAACCTGAAGGACGCATTCGCCGGCGAGTCGCAGGCGAACCGCCGCTACCTCTACTTCGCCAAGGTCGCAGACGTCGAAGGCTACCCGGACGTCGCGGGCCTGTTCAAGGACACCGCCGACGGCGAGACCGGCCACGCCCACGGCCATCTCGACTTCCTGAAGCAGGTCGGCGACCCAGCGACCGGCAAGCCGATCGGCAACACCGCGAAGAACCTGGCCGCCTCGGTGGCCGGCGAGACGCACGAGTACGAGACCATGTACCCGGGTATGGCAAAGACCGCTCGCGAAGAGGGCTTCGACGAGATCGCCGAGTGGTTCGAGACCCTCGCCAAGGCCGAGAAGAGCCACGCGGGGCGCTTCGCCAAGGCCCTGAAGGACCTGGACGGCTGA
- a CDS encoding LysR family transcriptional regulator, translated as MDLSNVTLTQLRYVVAVDRFRSFRLAAEHCHVSQPALSMQLGKLEELLGLTVFDRSRQPVVPTERGASVVAQARAILREMERLAEVTHAGGEVAGRYRLGIIPSLAPTLVPRFLPVFSARYPRVELIVEEVQTDTLVGRLQDDSLDGGIAVTPLGVAGLYEHELFREPLYAYLPPRHPLGKRARVRQSDLADEQVWLMAEGHCFRTQVLHLCRADRRADAGGPRFESGSFETLVRLVDAGQGVTVLPELVVQALPAAQRRRQVRQFAPPIPVRLVSFIHMREHLHRAVADALIDALRGVTQGLGTAPKGNLVIPPVA; from the coding sequence ATGGATCTGTCCAACGTCACGCTGACCCAGCTGCGCTACGTCGTGGCGGTCGATCGCTTCCGCTCCTTCCGGCTGGCGGCGGAGCACTGCCACGTCTCGCAGCCGGCGCTCAGCATGCAGCTCGGCAAGCTCGAGGAGCTGCTCGGGCTGACCGTCTTCGATCGCAGCCGACAGCCGGTCGTGCCCACCGAGCGCGGCGCGTCCGTGGTCGCCCAGGCGCGGGCCATCCTGCGCGAGATGGAGCGCCTGGCGGAGGTCACCCACGCCGGCGGCGAGGTGGCCGGACGCTACCGGCTCGGCATCATCCCCTCGCTGGCGCCGACCCTCGTGCCACGTTTCCTTCCGGTCTTCTCCGCGCGGTATCCGCGCGTCGAGCTGATCGTGGAGGAGGTGCAGACCGACACCCTGGTGGGCCGCCTTCAGGACGACTCGCTCGACGGCGGCATCGCCGTCACGCCGCTCGGCGTCGCGGGTTTGTACGAGCACGAGCTGTTCAGGGAGCCGCTTTACGCTTACCTGCCGCCCAGGCACCCGCTCGGCAAGCGCGCGCGCGTGCGCCAGAGCGATCTGGCCGACGAGCAGGTATGGCTGATGGCGGAGGGGCACTGCTTCCGCACCCAGGTGCTGCACCTGTGCCGGGCCGATCGGCGCGCCGACGCCGGCGGCCCGCGCTTCGAGAGCGGGAGCTTCGAGACCCTGGTGCGCCTGGTGGACGCCGGTCAGGGCGTGACGGTGCTGCCGGAGCTGGTGGTGCAGGCGCTGCCCGCCGCGCAGCGACGCCGCCAGGTGCGGCAGTTCGCGCCGCCGATCCCGGTGCGGCTGGTGAGCTTCATCCACATGCGGGAGCACCTGCACCGGGCCGTCGCCGACGCGCTGATCGACGCGCTGAGGGGCGTGACCCAGGGCCTGGGCACCGCCCCGAAGGGCAACCTGGTCATTCCGCCGGTGGCGTAG
- a CDS encoding DUF72 domain-containing protein has translation MSGKAPRLVLPEPDPELYARSSELAARAREPALTGNVTFGTAGWTDKTLVQGGLFYPKGTQSAEGRLRHYARHFALVEVDATYYSLLPPEVAAHWLEWTPPSFVFDVKAHPIVTGHPVDVERLPADLKEALGKTGRVYPERMPGEIRDEIERRFRALVEPLQAAGRLGCVMAQFPPWFTATRGNARKLEQLRERWPETPISIELRNKSWLLPERRARVFELLRAQRFAYVCVDEPDVEQGGVPPVTVVTNPALALLRFHGHNRAGWSKKGASVHERFDYLYGPEELAAWVAPVRALAEKAERVHAIFNNCVRNYAVLGAKGLSVLLEATPPAE, from the coding sequence ATGAGCGGCAAGGCGCCGCGCCTGGTCCTGCCGGAGCCAGATCCCGAGCTCTACGCGCGCTCGAGCGAGCTCGCCGCGCGCGCGCGCGAGCCGGCGCTCACGGGGAACGTGACGTTCGGCACCGCGGGCTGGACGGACAAGACCCTGGTGCAAGGCGGGCTGTTCTACCCGAAAGGCACGCAGAGCGCGGAGGGGCGCCTGCGCCACTACGCCCGCCACTTCGCCCTGGTCGAGGTGGACGCCACCTATTACTCGCTCTTGCCGCCGGAGGTCGCCGCGCACTGGCTCGAGTGGACGCCGCCGTCGTTCGTCTTCGACGTGAAGGCCCATCCCATCGTCACCGGGCACCCGGTGGACGTCGAGCGGCTGCCGGCGGATCTGAAGGAGGCCCTGGGCAAGACGGGACGCGTGTACCCCGAGCGGATGCCAGGCGAGATCCGCGACGAGATCGAGCGGCGCTTCCGCGCCCTGGTCGAGCCGCTCCAAGCCGCCGGTCGCCTCGGCTGCGTGATGGCTCAGTTCCCGCCCTGGTTCACCGCCACTCGGGGCAACGCCCGCAAGCTGGAGCAGCTGCGCGAGCGCTGGCCGGAAACGCCGATCTCCATCGAGCTCCGGAACAAGAGCTGGCTCCTGCCGGAGCGCCGCGCGCGCGTCTTCGAGCTGCTCCGGGCTCAACGCTTCGCTTACGTCTGCGTGGACGAGCCGGACGTCGAGCAGGGCGGCGTGCCGCCGGTCACGGTGGTCACCAATCCCGCGCTGGCGCTGCTGCGCTTCCACGGCCACAACCGCGCGGGCTGGAGCAAGAAGGGCGCGAGCGTGCACGAGCGCTTCGACTACTTGTACGGGCCCGAGGAGCTCGCGGCCTGGGTCGCGCCGGTGCGGGCGCTCGCCGAGAAGGCCGAGCGCGTGCACGCCATCTTCAACAATTGCGTGCGCAACTACGCCGTGCTGGGCGCCAAGGGCCTCTCGGTGCTGCTGGAGGCTACGCCACCGGCGGAATGA
- a CDS encoding DUF72 domain-containing protein, which produces MGRQLELFAAPAPRVPELDFAAERELAARLPPHVRFGTSSWTFPGWAGIVYPPGTSERELLARGLELYARHPLLRTVGIDRSYYAPLDRETLARYAGSLPPGFRAVMKVWSEITSAVDNKTREPNPRFLSVEHCQEHVLGPVREAFLEHAGPLVFELPPLRRSELPEPRAFAARLSGFFAQLPGELQYAVELRNRELLTHAYLDALAERGVGHVLNFWERMPDIGAQLDIPGVLTAPFVVARLLIPPGQRYDDRKRSLAPFDRIVDAQEKMRTDIERLAEACEKLGKVLLVIVNNKAEGSSPLTVRALAERLARPRAP; this is translated from the coding sequence ATGGGGCGCCAGCTCGAGTTGTTCGCGGCGCCGGCGCCTCGGGTCCCCGAGCTGGACTTCGCCGCGGAGCGCGAGCTCGCGGCGCGCTTGCCGCCTCACGTGCGCTTCGGCACCTCGTCCTGGACCTTCCCGGGCTGGGCCGGCATCGTCTACCCGCCGGGGACCAGCGAGCGCGAGCTCTTGGCGCGGGGCCTCGAGCTCTACGCGCGGCATCCGCTGCTCCGCACGGTCGGCATCGACCGTAGCTACTACGCGCCCCTCGATCGCGAGACCCTGGCTCGCTACGCCGGGTCGCTGCCACCCGGGTTCCGGGCCGTGATGAAGGTGTGGAGCGAGATCACGAGCGCCGTGGACAACAAGACGCGGGAGCCGAACCCGCGCTTCCTGTCGGTGGAACACTGCCAGGAGCACGTGCTCGGCCCGGTACGGGAAGCGTTCCTGGAGCACGCCGGGCCGCTGGTGTTCGAGCTCCCGCCGCTCCGTCGGAGCGAGCTTCCCGAGCCGCGGGCGTTCGCCGCGCGCCTCTCCGGCTTCTTCGCCCAGCTGCCCGGGGAGCTCCAGTACGCGGTCGAGCTGCGGAACCGGGAGCTCCTCACGCACGCCTACCTGGACGCGTTGGCGGAGCGCGGCGTGGGCCACGTGCTGAACTTCTGGGAGCGCATGCCCGACATCGGCGCGCAGCTCGACATTCCCGGCGTGCTCACGGCGCCGTTCGTGGTAGCGCGCCTGTTGATCCCGCCTGGCCAGCGCTACGACGACCGCAAGCGGAGCCTCGCACCCTTCGACCGCATCGTCGACGCGCAGGAGAAGATGCGCACGGACATCGAGCGCCTGGCGGAGGCCTGCGAGAAGCTCGGCAAGGTGCTGCTGGTGATCGTCAACAACAAGGCCGAGGGCTCGAGCCCGCTCACGGTGCGGGCGCTCGCCGAGCGTTTGGCCCGGCCCAGGGCGCCATGA
- a CDS encoding phosphotransferase family protein — MSRDSANPWLDQAKPIRAGEELDLEPLAAYLRQHIPEIPPDAELSIQQFPSGHSNLTYLIRAGEREYVLRRPPFGSKVKTAHDMGREYRVLSKLHAVYPLAPEPLLHCSDEVVLGAQFYVMRRIEGLILRKDLPPGLELDASQVRALHTELVDRLAELHAVDFAAAGLADLGKPAGYVERQVRGWTERYAGSKTDDIPAVVELGRWLAERLPADGAPTIIHNDFKLDNVVLDRHDPTRIIGVLDWEMCTLGDPLMDLGTSLSYWIDAADSEPFHAVRWGPTTLPGSLTRQEVAARYAERTGRDVSNVLFYYCFGLFKTAVVLQQIYYRYKQGLTQDERFAALIFGVRLLTERGVEAISLGRI, encoded by the coding sequence ATGTCACGAGACTCTGCGAATCCTTGGCTGGATCAGGCCAAGCCCATCCGCGCTGGAGAGGAGCTCGACCTCGAGCCGCTCGCGGCCTACCTGCGACAGCACATCCCGGAGATCCCGCCGGACGCGGAGCTGAGTATCCAGCAGTTCCCCTCCGGGCACTCGAACCTCACCTACCTGATACGCGCCGGCGAGCGCGAGTACGTGCTCCGCCGCCCGCCCTTCGGCAGCAAGGTCAAGACCGCCCACGACATGGGCCGCGAGTACCGCGTGCTCTCGAAGCTCCACGCCGTCTACCCGCTGGCGCCGGAGCCGCTCCTTCACTGCAGCGACGAGGTCGTGCTCGGCGCGCAGTTCTACGTGATGCGCCGCATCGAAGGCCTGATCCTGCGCAAGGACCTGCCGCCGGGGCTCGAGCTCGACGCGAGCCAGGTCCGCGCTCTGCACACCGAGCTCGTCGATCGACTCGCCGAGCTGCACGCCGTGGACTTTGCCGCGGCCGGTCTCGCGGATCTGGGCAAGCCCGCCGGCTACGTCGAGCGCCAGGTGCGCGGCTGGACGGAGCGCTACGCTGGGTCGAAGACCGACGACATCCCGGCCGTGGTCGAGCTCGGTCGCTGGCTCGCCGAGCGGCTGCCAGCGGACGGTGCACCCACGATCATCCACAACGACTTCAAGCTCGACAACGTGGTGCTCGATCGCCACGATCCGACCCGCATCATCGGCGTGCTCGACTGGGAGATGTGCACGCTGGGCGATCCGCTGATGGACCTCGGCACGAGCCTCAGCTACTGGATCGACGCCGCCGACTCCGAGCCTTTCCACGCCGTGCGCTGGGGCCCGACCACGCTCCCCGGCAGCCTCACCCGGCAGGAGGTCGCGGCACGCTACGCCGAGCGGACCGGCCGCGACGTGTCCAACGTGCTCTTCTACTACTGCTTCGGCTTGTTCAAGACGGCGGTCGTGCTGCAACAGATCTACTACCGTTACAAGCAGGGGCTGACGCAGGACGAGCGCTTCGCTGCGCTGATCTTCGGGGTGCGCCTGCTGACGGAGCGCGGGGTGGAGGCCATCTCGCTCGGGCGCATCTGA